A stretch of DNA from Pseudonocardia hierapolitana:
TCGACGACGGCGTGCGGCTCGACCTCGGTGAGCACGGCGCGCTCCCGCCGGGCGCGCGGACGATCGGTCCGGACGGCCGGATCGGCGATGTCGCGTGACCCGCCTCGCCGTCAACCGGCTCAAGGAGCGCAAGCCCGACGCCGCCGCCGTCGACCGGTTCCTCACCCGGCACGAGGTGCCGATCGTCGAGGGGGACCGGTGCACCTTCCTCTGGCGCGGCGAGGCCGACGAGGTGTTCGTCGTGCAGCGGATCGTGGGACTGCCCGAACGGCTGCCGCTGCGCAGGCTGTGGGGCACCGACCTGTGGTACCTGGTGCTCGAGCTGCCGACGGGGTCGCGGATCAACTACCAGATCGAGGTCCGCCGCGGTGAGCACCTCGAGCGCGGCAACGACCCGCTCAACCCGAAGCTGTCCTACAGCCCGGTCGGCACGTCCTCGGTGTGCTTCGCGCACGGTTACGTCACGCCCGACTGGACCGAGCCCGACCCCGACGCCCGGCCCGGCGAGCTGACCGAGCTGGTGGTCCAGAGCCGCGCGCTGCGCCGCGACTGCCGGGTCACGCTGTACCTGCCTGCGCGGTTCCGGCCCACGGCGGCGTACCCGCTGCTGGTGGTGCACGACGGCGACGACTTCCTGCAGTACGCCGCGGCGAAGACCGTGCTGGACAACCTGATCCACCGCCTCGACGTCGCCGAGACCGTCGTTGCGTTCGTCCACCCGCAGGACCGGTTGAGCGAGTACGCGAACTCGGCGGCGCACGCGCGGTTCCTCACCCGCGAGCTGGTGCCGCGGCTGGAGGCGGAGCTGCCGCTCGTGGGGCAGCGCTCCGGCCGGTGCCTGCTCGGGTCCAGCTTCGGCGCGGTGGCCTCGCTGGCGACGGCGTACCGGGCGCCGGACGTCTACGGATCGCTCGCGCTGATGTCCGGCTCGTTCGTCTTCACCGACATCGGCGGCGCCGACCACGGCGGCGGCCCCGTCTTCGACCCGGTGGTGCGGTTCGTGAACCGCTACCGGCAACGCCCGCGCCGGGTGGCCGACCGGCTGTTCGTCAGCTGCGGGGTCTACGAGCCGCTGATCACCTACAACCGCAGCGTCGTGCACACCTTCGAGTCGACGGGCATGACCGTGCGCTTCGTGGAGACGCGCGACGGCCACAACTGGGAGAACTGGCGCGACACCCTCCGCGACGCGCTGTCCTGGGTCTACCCGGGCCCGCAGAAGCTCGTCTACGAGTGACGCTCCCACGTGTGCACCGGCTCGTTCGCGTGCATGTTCTCGACGTAGCGGCGCAGCATCTCGTGCAGCGCTCCGATCCGGTCCCCGCCCAGTGAGCGGACGGTGTCGACCTGCCACGAGGCGCCGGTCGTGCCGGTGACGCAGCGGGCCTCGATGATCCCGAGGAGCCGGTCGCGCAGGTCCGGGTCGACGCCCCACGTGTTCAGGCCCTCGTGGGCCAGCGGCAGCAGCCTGCGCAGCACGAGCTCGGCGGCGGGCACCGGTCCGAGGCCGGGCCAGTAGATCGAGGCGTCGAGGCCGTCGCGGGCGCCGCTGTGGAAGTTCTCCTCGGCGGCGGAGAACGACATCTGCGACCACACCGGCCGTTCGTGCTCGGCGAGGGTGCGCACGACGCCGTAGTAGAACGCCGCGTTGGCCATGGCGTCCACGACGGTCGGCCCGGCCGGCAGCACCCGGTTCTCCACGCGCAGGTGCGGCCTCCCCTCGACGACGGCGTAGATCGGCCGGTTCCAGCGGTAGATCGTGCCGTTGTGCAGGGAGAGCTCGTCGAGCTTCGGCACCTCGCCGCGCCCGAGCTGCTCGATCGGGTCGGCGTCCTCGCAGATCGGCAGCAGCGCGGGGAAGTACCGCGTGTTCTCCTCGAACAGGTCGAACACCGACGTGATCCAGCGCTCGCCGAACCACACCCGGGGGCGGACCCCCTGCTCCTTCAGCTCCTCGGGCCGGGTGTCGGTGGCCTGCTCGAACAGCGGGATGCGGGTCTCGCGCCACAGCTCGGTGCCGAACAGGTATGGCGAGTTCGCGGCGAGCGCGAGCTGCACACCCGCGATCGCCTGCGCGGCGTTCCAGTACTGCGCGAACTCCGCGGGGCTGACCTGCAGGTGCAGCTGGAAGCTCGTGCAGGCGGCCTCCGGGGTGATCGAGTCGGTGTAGGTGCTCAAGCGTTCCACGCCCTGGATCGACAGGGCCATGTCCTCGCCCCGCGCGGCGAAGATCTGATCGTTGAGCAAGGCGTAGCGCGGGTTGCGGCTCATCGACTCGATGCTGACGTGGCGCGGCATGAGCGTCGGGAGGATCCCGATCATCACCAGCTGCGCGTCGCCGGAGCGGGCGCGCTCGTCGGCGGCGTTCAGGCTGGCCCGCACGGTCTCCTCGAACGAGACGAGGCCGGTGCCGCCGATCTCGCGCGGTGGGACGTTGATCTCGATGTTGAACTGGCCCATCTCGGTCTGGAAGGCCCGATCGGCCACCAGATCGAGCACCTGCTCGTTGACGTTCGCCGGCTCGCCGCGCCCGTCGACCAGGTTGAGCTCGATCTCCATCCCGGTGAGCGGCCGGTCGAAGTCGAACTGCGACTCCCGAAGCATCTGGGCCAACGCGTCGAGGCACCGGCGCGTCTTGTCCCGGAACCTGTGCCGGTCCTCCCGGCTGAACACCATGTGCTCGACGTCGCGACCCACTGGATGCCCCCCGTCGGACGTGCGGATGCCGGCCTCCATCGTCGGCCCGCGGGAGCTCGGCGTCTATCCGGAGGTCGCCTGCACCCATCGGTAGGTGAGCAGCACGTTGAGGTGGTGCAGGGACTGCACGAGGTCGAGGAACTGCGCGGGGGCGCCGGGCGGCGGCTCGATCCCGCGCGCGGGGATCGTCGCGCAGAGCTCGTCGACCGGGGTCCCCGCGCACAGGGCCGAGGTGACGGACTCCGCGAGGTGCTCGAGGTAGGCGGCGAACCCGCTGGTGCGCGGTTCGGCGGGGCCGAGGAAGCCGTGGCCCGGCACGAGGGTGGCGACGTCGAGGGCGGCGCGCACGGGCCCTCAATGCCGACCAGCCGCTCCTCCAGCTCACGGGGCAGACAGGCCGGCAGGATCATGACGGGCTCCGTTCCGATGTGGTCACGCAGGTCAGGAAGAAGGCGACGTGCTCGGCAGCGACGCGGCGCGCCGCGGCCTCGTCGGTGTCGTGGGAACGCAGGTACAGGAACCGGGCGATGTGCAGCGGGGAGAACAGCTCCCACGTCATCTGGTCGACCGAGAGGTCGCCGCGTACCAGCCCGGCGTCCTGCCACCGGACGAACGGCACGGCGAGCCGGGTCCGGGCGAGGTCGATCAGCTCCGCCAGCCCGCGCAGGCCCCGCTCGCCCGCGCCCTCGCGGAGCAGGACGCTGGCGAAGAGCTGTGCGCGCGGCTGCGTCCACGCGTCGAGCAGGCGGTCCACGATCCGGGGCACGGCCTCGTGGGGCGTACCCGCCGTGATCTCGTCGGCATCGATGTCGTGGACCTGCAGGGAGACCGGACCCATCTCGGCGAGCAGGGCGTCGTAGAGCGCCTGCTTGCCGGAGAAGTGGGCATAGATGGCGGGATCGCGCACGCCGACGGCGGCGGCGATCTGCCGCACCGTGGTGGCGTCGAACCCCTGCGCGGCGAAGAGCTGCAGCGCGGCGTCCAGCAGCCGTTTACGCGTCTCGCCTCCGTCGCGACCGGGCGGCCGCCCGCGACGCCTCGTTGCTTCGGGCACGCCTGGAATTTAGCGGGCACTCATTAAATTATCTACCCGCGGCACGGACGGCCCGGGTCCGGCGGATAGGCTCGGCACCGGGCGATCCGAGGGGAGCTACATGGCCGGCTGGTGGCGTGACGCGGTGGTCTACCAGGTCTACATCCGCAGCTTCGCCGACGGGAACGGCGACGGCGTGGGCGACATCGCCGGCATCCGTTCCCGCCTCGACCACCTGCGCGATCTCGGGATCGACGCGCTGTGGATCAACCCGTGGTACCCGTCGCCCATGGCCGACGGCGGGTACGACGTGGCCGACTACCGCGCCGTCGAGCCGGTGTTCGGCACCGCCGAAGAGGCCTCGGCCATGATCGAGGAGGCACACGCCCACGGGCTGCGGGTGATCCTCGACATCGTCCCCAACCACACCTCCGATCGGCACGCCTGGTTCCGGGCCGCCCTCGCCGCCGCGCCGGGCTCACCGGAGCGGGCGCGGTACTGGTTCCGTCCCGGGCGCGGGGTCGACGGATCCGAGCCGCCGAACGACTGGCGCAGCGTCTTCGGCGGCCCCGCGTGGACCCGCGTGCCGGACGGCGAGTGGTACCTGCACCTGTTCGACTCCTCGCAGCCGGACCTGAACTGGGACCACGAGGAGGTGCGGGCGGAGTTCGAGCAGGTTCTGCGGTTCTGGTTCGACCGCGGGGTG
This window harbors:
- a CDS encoding alpha/beta hydrolase-fold protein, whose protein sequence is MTRLAVNRLKERKPDAAAVDRFLTRHEVPIVEGDRCTFLWRGEADEVFVVQRIVGLPERLPLRRLWGTDLWYLVLELPTGSRINYQIEVRRGEHLERGNDPLNPKLSYSPVGTSSVCFAHGYVTPDWTEPDPDARPGELTELVVQSRALRRDCRVTLYLPARFRPTAAYPLLVVHDGDDFLQYAAAKTVLDNLIHRLDVAETVVAFVHPQDRLSEYANSAAHARFLTRELVPRLEAELPLVGQRSGRCLLGSSFGAVASLATAYRAPDVYGSLALMSGSFVFTDIGGADHGGGPVFDPVVRFVNRYRQRPRRVADRLFVSCGVYEPLITYNRSVVHTFESTGMTVRFVETRDGHNWENWRDTLRDALSWVYPGPQKLVYE
- a CDS encoding glutamate-cysteine ligase family protein, whose translation is MGRDVEHMVFSREDRHRFRDKTRRCLDALAQMLRESQFDFDRPLTGMEIELNLVDGRGEPANVNEQVLDLVADRAFQTEMGQFNIEINVPPREIGGTGLVSFEETVRASLNAADERARSGDAQLVMIGILPTLMPRHVSIESMSRNPRYALLNDQIFAARGEDMALSIQGVERLSTYTDSITPEAACTSFQLHLQVSPAEFAQYWNAAQAIAGVQLALAANSPYLFGTELWRETRIPLFEQATDTRPEELKEQGVRPRVWFGERWITSVFDLFEENTRYFPALLPICEDADPIEQLGRGEVPKLDELSLHNGTIYRWNRPIYAVVEGRPHLRVENRVLPAGPTVVDAMANAAFYYGVVRTLAEHERPVWSQMSFSAAEENFHSGARDGLDASIYWPGLGPVPAAELVLRRLLPLAHEGLNTWGVDPDLRDRLLGIIEARCVTGTTGASWQVDTVRSLGGDRIGALHEMLRRYVENMHANEPVHTWERHS
- a CDS encoding TetR/AcrR family transcriptional regulator produces the protein MPEATRRRGRPPGRDGGETRKRLLDAALQLFAAQGFDATTVRQIAAAVGVRDPAIYAHFSGKQALYDALLAEMGPVSLQVHDIDADEITAGTPHEAVPRIVDRLLDAWTQPRAQLFASVLLREGAGERGLRGLAELIDLARTRLAVPFVRWQDAGLVRGDLSVDQMTWELFSPLHIARFLYLRSHDTDEAAARRVAAEHVAFFLTCVTTSERSPS